In Tursiops truncatus isolate mTurTru1 chromosome 19, mTurTru1.mat.Y, whole genome shotgun sequence, a genomic segment contains:
- the ETV2 gene encoding ETS translocation variant 2 isoform X1, giving the protein MKGSAHAPHSSHPQNGKWLVIELGEYWKWPILKRLFLFLFLFLWYARLSLLWPLPLRSTGSGRAGSVAMAHRPSRSAACGIFPVQDTNPCPLHRQEDSQPLRHQGSPKEVIFNEYSQRAAMDLWNWDEASAQEVPLGSRLSEGAELDFYFPELALQGDTLTAETGWKSVCGLGPLSAGEGLPQPDWGSALPYPEAPWGAEPAPQALPWSEDWTDLPCTGSVPWSRVSQALGPALWAGSEGAAAQNCATSAESANSWSGAQVAASSTSWDYSVGPDGATYWGKSLGGEPPADSTISWGGPAGSDYTISWDSGLHTDCTTSSKEYQTSDLTTSSEPSQQSDRATLACYPKANHRGPIQLWQFLLELLHDGARSSCIRWTGNSREFQLCDPKEVARLWGERKRKPGMNYEKLSRGLRYYYRRDIVRKSGGRKYTYRFGGRVPGLVYPDCVESGQGATTQ; this is encoded by the exons ATGAAGGGCAGTGCCCACGCCccccactcctcccacccccagaatGGCAAGTGGTTAGTGATTGAACTAGGTGAATATTGGAAATGGCCCATATTAAagaggttatttttgtttttgtttttgtttctgtggtacgcgcgcctctcactgttgtggcctctcccgttgcggagcacaggctccggacgcgcaggctcagtggccatggctcacaggcctagccgctccgcggcatgcgggatcttcccggtccaggacacgaacccgtgtcccctgcatcggcaggaggactctcaaccactgcgccaccagggaagccctaaagaggTTATTTTTAATG AATATTCACAGCGAGCAGCCATGGATTTGTGGAACTGGGATGAAGCATCAGCACAGGAAGTGCCCCTGGGGAGCAGGCTGTCAG AAGGAGCTGAACTCGACTTCTATTTCCCTGAACTGGCACTCCAAGGGGACACGCTGACAGCGGAGACAGGTTGGAAAAGTGTCTGTGGGCTGGGACCCCTGAGCGCTGGGGAAG GGCTCCCACAGCCGGACTGGGGCTCCGCATTACCGTACCCAGAAGCTCCATGGGGGGCGG AACCCGCCCCTCAGGCTCTTCCGTGGTCGGAAGACTGGACAGACTTGCCGTGCACCGGCTCGGTCCCTTGGAGCCGCGTCTCCCAGGCCCTGGGTCCCGCCCTCTGGGCTGGCTCTGAAGGGGCAGCCGCCCAGAACTGCGCCACCTCCGCGGAAAGTGCCAACTCGTGGTCGGGCGCCCAGGTCGCCGCCAGCTCCACCAGCTGGGACTATTCTGTTGGCCCGGACGGCGCCACCTATTGGGGCAAGAGCCTCGGCGGGGAGCCGCCCGCCGACTCTACCATTtcgtggggcgggcctgcgggaTCGGACTATACCATCTCCTGGGACTCGGGGCTGCATACGGACTGCACCACCTCTTCGAAGGAGTACCAGACTTCAGATCTCACCACTTCTTCCGAACCGAGCCAGCAGTCGGACCGCGCAACCTTGGCTTGTTACCCCAAAGCTAACCACCGAG GTCCCATTCAGCTGTGGCAGTTCCTCCTGGAGCTACTCCACGACGGGGCGCGTAGCAGCTGCATCCGCTGGACGGGCAATAGCCGCGAGTTCCAACTCTGCGACCCCAAAGAG GTGGCGCGGCTGTGGGGCGAGCGCAAGAGGAAGCCCGGCATGAATTACGAGAAGCTGAGCCGAGGTCTGCGCTACTACTACCGCCGCGACATCGTGCGCAAGAGCGGGGGGCGCAAGTACACGTACCGCTTCGGGGGCCGCGTGCCTGGCCTAGTCTATCCCGACTGCGTGGAGAGCGGACAGGGAGCAACGACTCAATAA
- the ETV2 gene encoding ETS translocation variant 2 isoform X5, translating to MDLWNWDEASAQEVPLGSRLSGLEGAELDFYFPELALQGDTLTAETGWKSVCGLGPLSAGEGLPQPDWGSALPYPEAPWGAEPAPQALPWSEDWTDLPCTGSVPWSRVSQALGPALWAGSEGAAAQNCATSAESANSWSGAQVAASSTSWDYSVGPDGATYWGKSLGGEPPADSTISWGGPAGSDYTISWDSGLHTDCTTSSKEYQTSDLTTSSEPSQQSDRATLACYPKANHRGPIQLWQFLLELLHDGARSSCIRWTGNSREFQLCDPKEVARLWGERKRKPGMNYEKLSRGLRYYYRRDIVRKSGGRKYTYRFGGRVPGLVYPDCVESGQGATTQ from the exons ATGGATTTGTGGAACTGGGATGAAGCATCAGCACAGGAAGTGCCCCTGGGGAGCAGGCTGTCAGGTCTGG AAGGAGCTGAACTCGACTTCTATTTCCCTGAACTGGCACTCCAAGGGGACACGCTGACAGCGGAGACAGGTTGGAAAAGTGTCTGTGGGCTGGGACCCCTGAGCGCTGGGGAAG GGCTCCCACAGCCGGACTGGGGCTCCGCATTACCGTACCCAGAAGCTCCATGGGGGGCGG AACCCGCCCCTCAGGCTCTTCCGTGGTCGGAAGACTGGACAGACTTGCCGTGCACCGGCTCGGTCCCTTGGAGCCGCGTCTCCCAGGCCCTGGGTCCCGCCCTCTGGGCTGGCTCTGAAGGGGCAGCCGCCCAGAACTGCGCCACCTCCGCGGAAAGTGCCAACTCGTGGTCGGGCGCCCAGGTCGCCGCCAGCTCCACCAGCTGGGACTATTCTGTTGGCCCGGACGGCGCCACCTATTGGGGCAAGAGCCTCGGCGGGGAGCCGCCCGCCGACTCTACCATTtcgtggggcgggcctgcgggaTCGGACTATACCATCTCCTGGGACTCGGGGCTGCATACGGACTGCACCACCTCTTCGAAGGAGTACCAGACTTCAGATCTCACCACTTCTTCCGAACCGAGCCAGCAGTCGGACCGCGCAACCTTGGCTTGTTACCCCAAAGCTAACCACCGAG GTCCCATTCAGCTGTGGCAGTTCCTCCTGGAGCTACTCCACGACGGGGCGCGTAGCAGCTGCATCCGCTGGACGGGCAATAGCCGCGAGTTCCAACTCTGCGACCCCAAAGAG GTGGCGCGGCTGTGGGGCGAGCGCAAGAGGAAGCCCGGCATGAATTACGAGAAGCTGAGCCGAGGTCTGCGCTACTACTACCGCCGCGACATCGTGCGCAAGAGCGGGGGGCGCAAGTACACGTACCGCTTCGGGGGCCGCGTGCCTGGCCTAGTCTATCCCGACTGCGTGGAGAGCGGACAGGGAGCAACGACTCAATAA
- the ETV2 gene encoding ETS translocation variant 2 isoform X2 yields MKGSAHAPHSSHPQNGKWLVIELGEYWKWPILKRLFLFLFLFLWYARLSLLWPLPLRSTGSGRAGSVAMAHRPSRSAACGIFPVQDTNPCPLHRQEDSQPLRHQGSPKEVIFNEYSQRAAMDLWNWDEASAQEVPLGSRLSGLEGAELDFYFPELALQGDTLTAETGWKSVCGLGPLSAGEEPAPQALPWSEDWTDLPCTGSVPWSRVSQALGPALWAGSEGAAAQNCATSAESANSWSGAQVAASSTSWDYSVGPDGATYWGKSLGGEPPADSTISWGGPAGSDYTISWDSGLHTDCTTSSKEYQTSDLTTSSEPSQQSDRATLACYPKANHRGPIQLWQFLLELLHDGARSSCIRWTGNSREFQLCDPKEVARLWGERKRKPGMNYEKLSRGLRYYYRRDIVRKSGGRKYTYRFGGRVPGLVYPDCVESGQGATTQ; encoded by the exons ATGAAGGGCAGTGCCCACGCCccccactcctcccacccccagaatGGCAAGTGGTTAGTGATTGAACTAGGTGAATATTGGAAATGGCCCATATTAAagaggttatttttgtttttgtttttgtttctgtggtacgcgcgcctctcactgttgtggcctctcccgttgcggagcacaggctccggacgcgcaggctcagtggccatggctcacaggcctagccgctccgcggcatgcgggatcttcccggtccaggacacgaacccgtgtcccctgcatcggcaggaggactctcaaccactgcgccaccagggaagccctaaagaggTTATTTTTAATG AATATTCACAGCGAGCAGCCATGGATTTGTGGAACTGGGATGAAGCATCAGCACAGGAAGTGCCCCTGGGGAGCAGGCTGTCAGGTCTGG AAGGAGCTGAACTCGACTTCTATTTCCCTGAACTGGCACTCCAAGGGGACACGCTGACAGCGGAGACAGGTTGGAAAAGTGTCTGTGGGCTGGGACCCCTGAGCGCTGGGGAAG AACCCGCCCCTCAGGCTCTTCCGTGGTCGGAAGACTGGACAGACTTGCCGTGCACCGGCTCGGTCCCTTGGAGCCGCGTCTCCCAGGCCCTGGGTCCCGCCCTCTGGGCTGGCTCTGAAGGGGCAGCCGCCCAGAACTGCGCCACCTCCGCGGAAAGTGCCAACTCGTGGTCGGGCGCCCAGGTCGCCGCCAGCTCCACCAGCTGGGACTATTCTGTTGGCCCGGACGGCGCCACCTATTGGGGCAAGAGCCTCGGCGGGGAGCCGCCCGCCGACTCTACCATTtcgtggggcgggcctgcgggaTCGGACTATACCATCTCCTGGGACTCGGGGCTGCATACGGACTGCACCACCTCTTCGAAGGAGTACCAGACTTCAGATCTCACCACTTCTTCCGAACCGAGCCAGCAGTCGGACCGCGCAACCTTGGCTTGTTACCCCAAAGCTAACCACCGAG GTCCCATTCAGCTGTGGCAGTTCCTCCTGGAGCTACTCCACGACGGGGCGCGTAGCAGCTGCATCCGCTGGACGGGCAATAGCCGCGAGTTCCAACTCTGCGACCCCAAAGAG GTGGCGCGGCTGTGGGGCGAGCGCAAGAGGAAGCCCGGCATGAATTACGAGAAGCTGAGCCGAGGTCTGCGCTACTACTACCGCCGCGACATCGTGCGCAAGAGCGGGGGGCGCAAGTACACGTACCGCTTCGGGGGCCGCGTGCCTGGCCTAGTCTATCCCGACTGCGTGGAGAGCGGACAGGGAGCAACGACTCAATAA
- the ETV2 gene encoding ETS translocation variant 2 isoform X6, with the protein MDLWNWDEASAQEVPLGSRLSEGAELDFYFPELALQGDTLTAETGWKSVCGLGPLSAGEGLPQPDWGSALPYPEAPWGAEPAPQALPWSEDWTDLPCTGSVPWSRVSQALGPALWAGSEGAAAQNCATSAESANSWSGAQVAASSTSWDYSVGPDGATYWGKSLGGEPPADSTISWGGPAGSDYTISWDSGLHTDCTTSSKEYQTSDLTTSSEPSQQSDRATLACYPKANHRGPIQLWQFLLELLHDGARSSCIRWTGNSREFQLCDPKEVARLWGERKRKPGMNYEKLSRGLRYYYRRDIVRKSGGRKYTYRFGGRVPGLVYPDCVESGQGATTQ; encoded by the exons ATGGATTTGTGGAACTGGGATGAAGCATCAGCACAGGAAGTGCCCCTGGGGAGCAGGCTGTCAG AAGGAGCTGAACTCGACTTCTATTTCCCTGAACTGGCACTCCAAGGGGACACGCTGACAGCGGAGACAGGTTGGAAAAGTGTCTGTGGGCTGGGACCCCTGAGCGCTGGGGAAG GGCTCCCACAGCCGGACTGGGGCTCCGCATTACCGTACCCAGAAGCTCCATGGGGGGCGG AACCCGCCCCTCAGGCTCTTCCGTGGTCGGAAGACTGGACAGACTTGCCGTGCACCGGCTCGGTCCCTTGGAGCCGCGTCTCCCAGGCCCTGGGTCCCGCCCTCTGGGCTGGCTCTGAAGGGGCAGCCGCCCAGAACTGCGCCACCTCCGCGGAAAGTGCCAACTCGTGGTCGGGCGCCCAGGTCGCCGCCAGCTCCACCAGCTGGGACTATTCTGTTGGCCCGGACGGCGCCACCTATTGGGGCAAGAGCCTCGGCGGGGAGCCGCCCGCCGACTCTACCATTtcgtggggcgggcctgcgggaTCGGACTATACCATCTCCTGGGACTCGGGGCTGCATACGGACTGCACCACCTCTTCGAAGGAGTACCAGACTTCAGATCTCACCACTTCTTCCGAACCGAGCCAGCAGTCGGACCGCGCAACCTTGGCTTGTTACCCCAAAGCTAACCACCGAG GTCCCATTCAGCTGTGGCAGTTCCTCCTGGAGCTACTCCACGACGGGGCGCGTAGCAGCTGCATCCGCTGGACGGGCAATAGCCGCGAGTTCCAACTCTGCGACCCCAAAGAG GTGGCGCGGCTGTGGGGCGAGCGCAAGAGGAAGCCCGGCATGAATTACGAGAAGCTGAGCCGAGGTCTGCGCTACTACTACCGCCGCGACATCGTGCGCAAGAGCGGGGGGCGCAAGTACACGTACCGCTTCGGGGGCCGCGTGCCTGGCCTAGTCTATCCCGACTGCGTGGAGAGCGGACAGGGAGCAACGACTCAATAA
- the ETV2 gene encoding ETS translocation variant 2 isoform X4, which yields MAHRPSRSAACGIFPVQDTNPCPLHRQEDSQPLRHQGSPKEVIFNEYSQRAAMDLWNWDEASAQEVPLGSRLSGLEGAELDFYFPELALQGDTLTAETGWKSVCGLGPLSAGEGLPQPDWGSALPYPEAPWGAEPAPQALPWSEDWTDLPCTGSVPWSRVSQALGPALWAGSEGAAAQNCATSAESANSWSGAQVAASSTSWDYSVGPDGATYWGKSLGGEPPADSTISWGGPAGSDYTISWDSGLHTDCTTSSKEYQTSDLTTSSEPSQQSDRATLACYPKANHRGPIQLWQFLLELLHDGARSSCIRWTGNSREFQLCDPKEVARLWGERKRKPGMNYEKLSRGLRYYYRRDIVRKSGGRKYTYRFGGRVPGLVYPDCVESGQGATTQ from the exons atggctcacaggcctagccgctccgcggcatgcgggatcttcccggtccaggacacgaacccgtgtcccctgcatcggcaggaggactctcaaccactgcgccaccagggaagccctaaagaggTTATTTTTAATG AATATTCACAGCGAGCAGCCATGGATTTGTGGAACTGGGATGAAGCATCAGCACAGGAAGTGCCCCTGGGGAGCAGGCTGTCAGGTCTGG AAGGAGCTGAACTCGACTTCTATTTCCCTGAACTGGCACTCCAAGGGGACACGCTGACAGCGGAGACAGGTTGGAAAAGTGTCTGTGGGCTGGGACCCCTGAGCGCTGGGGAAG GGCTCCCACAGCCGGACTGGGGCTCCGCATTACCGTACCCAGAAGCTCCATGGGGGGCGG AACCCGCCCCTCAGGCTCTTCCGTGGTCGGAAGACTGGACAGACTTGCCGTGCACCGGCTCGGTCCCTTGGAGCCGCGTCTCCCAGGCCCTGGGTCCCGCCCTCTGGGCTGGCTCTGAAGGGGCAGCCGCCCAGAACTGCGCCACCTCCGCGGAAAGTGCCAACTCGTGGTCGGGCGCCCAGGTCGCCGCCAGCTCCACCAGCTGGGACTATTCTGTTGGCCCGGACGGCGCCACCTATTGGGGCAAGAGCCTCGGCGGGGAGCCGCCCGCCGACTCTACCATTtcgtggggcgggcctgcgggaTCGGACTATACCATCTCCTGGGACTCGGGGCTGCATACGGACTGCACCACCTCTTCGAAGGAGTACCAGACTTCAGATCTCACCACTTCTTCCGAACCGAGCCAGCAGTCGGACCGCGCAACCTTGGCTTGTTACCCCAAAGCTAACCACCGAG GTCCCATTCAGCTGTGGCAGTTCCTCCTGGAGCTACTCCACGACGGGGCGCGTAGCAGCTGCATCCGCTGGACGGGCAATAGCCGCGAGTTCCAACTCTGCGACCCCAAAGAG GTGGCGCGGCTGTGGGGCGAGCGCAAGAGGAAGCCCGGCATGAATTACGAGAAGCTGAGCCGAGGTCTGCGCTACTACTACCGCCGCGACATCGTGCGCAAGAGCGGGGGGCGCAAGTACACGTACCGCTTCGGGGGCCGCGTGCCTGGCCTAGTCTATCCCGACTGCGTGGAGAGCGGACAGGGAGCAACGACTCAATAA
- the ETV2 gene encoding ETS translocation variant 2 isoform X3: protein MKGSAHAPHSSHPQNGKWLVIELGEYWKWPILKRLFLFLFLFLWYARLSLLWPLPLRSTGSGRAGSVAMAHRPSRSAACGIFPVQDTNPCPLHRQEDSQPLRHQGSPKEVIFNEYSQRAAMDLWNWDEASAQEVPLGSRLSEGAELDFYFPELALQGDTLTAETGWKSVCGLGPLSAGEEPAPQALPWSEDWTDLPCTGSVPWSRVSQALGPALWAGSEGAAAQNCATSAESANSWSGAQVAASSTSWDYSVGPDGATYWGKSLGGEPPADSTISWGGPAGSDYTISWDSGLHTDCTTSSKEYQTSDLTTSSEPSQQSDRATLACYPKANHRGPIQLWQFLLELLHDGARSSCIRWTGNSREFQLCDPKEVARLWGERKRKPGMNYEKLSRGLRYYYRRDIVRKSGGRKYTYRFGGRVPGLVYPDCVESGQGATTQ, encoded by the exons ATGAAGGGCAGTGCCCACGCCccccactcctcccacccccagaatGGCAAGTGGTTAGTGATTGAACTAGGTGAATATTGGAAATGGCCCATATTAAagaggttatttttgtttttgtttttgtttctgtggtacgcgcgcctctcactgttgtggcctctcccgttgcggagcacaggctccggacgcgcaggctcagtggccatggctcacaggcctagccgctccgcggcatgcgggatcttcccggtccaggacacgaacccgtgtcccctgcatcggcaggaggactctcaaccactgcgccaccagggaagccctaaagaggTTATTTTTAATG AATATTCACAGCGAGCAGCCATGGATTTGTGGAACTGGGATGAAGCATCAGCACAGGAAGTGCCCCTGGGGAGCAGGCTGTCAG AAGGAGCTGAACTCGACTTCTATTTCCCTGAACTGGCACTCCAAGGGGACACGCTGACAGCGGAGACAGGTTGGAAAAGTGTCTGTGGGCTGGGACCCCTGAGCGCTGGGGAAG AACCCGCCCCTCAGGCTCTTCCGTGGTCGGAAGACTGGACAGACTTGCCGTGCACCGGCTCGGTCCCTTGGAGCCGCGTCTCCCAGGCCCTGGGTCCCGCCCTCTGGGCTGGCTCTGAAGGGGCAGCCGCCCAGAACTGCGCCACCTCCGCGGAAAGTGCCAACTCGTGGTCGGGCGCCCAGGTCGCCGCCAGCTCCACCAGCTGGGACTATTCTGTTGGCCCGGACGGCGCCACCTATTGGGGCAAGAGCCTCGGCGGGGAGCCGCCCGCCGACTCTACCATTtcgtggggcgggcctgcgggaTCGGACTATACCATCTCCTGGGACTCGGGGCTGCATACGGACTGCACCACCTCTTCGAAGGAGTACCAGACTTCAGATCTCACCACTTCTTCCGAACCGAGCCAGCAGTCGGACCGCGCAACCTTGGCTTGTTACCCCAAAGCTAACCACCGAG GTCCCATTCAGCTGTGGCAGTTCCTCCTGGAGCTACTCCACGACGGGGCGCGTAGCAGCTGCATCCGCTGGACGGGCAATAGCCGCGAGTTCCAACTCTGCGACCCCAAAGAG GTGGCGCGGCTGTGGGGCGAGCGCAAGAGGAAGCCCGGCATGAATTACGAGAAGCTGAGCCGAGGTCTGCGCTACTACTACCGCCGCGACATCGTGCGCAAGAGCGGGGGGCGCAAGTACACGTACCGCTTCGGGGGCCGCGTGCCTGGCCTAGTCTATCCCGACTGCGTGGAGAGCGGACAGGGAGCAACGACTCAATAA